In a single window of the [Flavobacterium] thermophilum genome:
- the soj_3 gene encoding Sporulation initiation inhibitor protein soj has protein sequence MKVITFFNNKGGVGKTTTVVNLASYLSIKLNKKVLLIDLDPQSNSTQLIIPEDKWDEYYGEKTIHKTIFNYFENMDEGEPRLENCGIPVKKEENHYKIDLIPGHPKLAIIDDLMSRSWNGTLGQDKGELRKLNWLNQLKPWVSEYDYVFIDVGPSLGALNRSILLNTDYFFTPMGSDIFSLLGIENIGIWMTRWMELYTDALNNLQKSDSSFNLETFSEKYLINTDVKKYTRFIGYSIQQYSKRKFKGKVRPVQAYEKVIKDMHGTILRYLGRFIPSHINEEDIKLGDIPYVYSIVPLSQTSNMPIFNLDYKSGIRGNQTSSVAEYTEFIHQIALNFLRNIGDKDVNFLGNIGDKDE, from the coding sequence ATGAAAGTAATTACTTTTTTTAATAACAAAGGTGGAGTAGGTAAAACAACAACAGTTGTAAATTTGGCAAGTTACCTAAGTATAAAACTAAATAAAAAAGTTCTTTTAATAGATTTAGATCCTCAGTCTAATTCAACTCAGTTAATAATACCAGAAGATAAATGGGATGAATACTATGGTGAAAAAACGATTCATAAGACTATTTTTAACTATTTTGAAAATATGGATGAAGGCGAACCTAGGTTGGAAAACTGCGGTATTCCAGTTAAAAAAGAAGAAAATCATTATAAAATTGATTTAATACCTGGACATCCTAAGCTTGCTATTATAGACGATCTAATGAGTCGTAGTTGGAATGGTACTCTTGGACAGGATAAAGGGGAGTTAAGAAAGTTAAATTGGTTAAATCAATTAAAGCCTTGGGTTTCAGAGTATGATTATGTATTTATTGATGTGGGACCTTCTTTGGGGGCGTTGAATAGAAGTATTCTTCTTAATACAGACTACTTTTTTACACCAATGGGATCTGACATATTTAGTTTATTAGGAATAGAAAATATTGGTATATGGATGACTAGATGGATGGAGTTATATACAGATGCATTAAACAATTTACAAAAGAGTGATTCCAGCTTTAATTTAGAGACTTTTAGTGAAAAATACTTAATAAACACAGACGTTAAAAAGTATACCAGATTTATCGGATATTCTATTCAACAGTATTCGAAAAGGAAATTTAAAGGTAAAGTCAGACCTGTACAAGCCTATGAAAAAGTAATTAAAGACATGCACGGTACAATTTTAAGATATTTAGGAAGGTTTATCCCTAGCCATATAAACGAGGAGGATATTAAGTTAGGTGATATACCTTATGTATATAGTATAGTGCCGCTTTCTCAGACCTCAAATATGCCAATCTTTAATCTAGACTATAAAAGTGGTATAAGAGGTAATCAAACTAGTAGTGTTGCTGAATATACAGAGTTTATTCATCAAATAGCTTTGAACTTCTTAAGAAATATTGGTGATAAAGATGTGAACTTCTTGGGAAATATTGGTGATAAAGATGAGTAA